Proteins encoded in a region of the Candidatus Hydrogenedentota bacterium genome:
- a CDS encoding ABC transporter permease, with protein GFLRAVNAFNPVAVAIEDLRLVLLVGTPPTWGNWALMLSIALACALTGHAFFSRCREEFADVL; from the coding sequence GGCTTCCTGAGAGCAGTCAACGCATTCAACCCGGTCGCCGTGGCCATCGAGGATCTGCGCCTTGTCCTGCTTGTCGGTACCCCGCCCACCTGGGGGAACTGGGCATTGATGCTGTCCATCGCCCTGGCCTGCGCCCTGACCGGTCATGCATTCTTCAGCCGCTGCCGTGAAGAATTCGCCGATGTCCTCTGA